The following are encoded in a window of Sporosarcina luteola genomic DNA:
- a CDS encoding aldehyde dehydrogenase family protein, whose translation MTESLASVRKKHLLINGEWVEAGEYSSIRSPYSGDIIAEIPMATAAETELAIEAAMNARQEMAKMPAHKRAEILENLVRSLQDRAEEAAEIIALEAAKPIATARQEVSRTIETYKFAAEEAKRIHGETLPLDAARGGENRLAYTVREPIGVIGAITPFNFPMNLVAHKVGPAIASGNTIILKPASQTPLSSFFIAELLLEAGLPAGALNVVTGSGRVTGDKLVTDDRVSMITFTGSPAVGIGIRSKAGLKRVTLELGSNAAVIIDKGVDIDKIIPRCVSGAFAFQGQVCISLQRAYVHEDVYDEFVSKLVNETEKLIIGDPLDEKTDVSALISSGDVERTLSWIQEAESQGATVAAGGKSEGNILYPTIICDAESTMKVSCHEVFAPIVVINKVKNIEDAIELVNDSRYGLQAGIYTNDINTALNAAENLYVGGVMINDIPTFRVDNMPYGGVKESGTGREGLKYAVEEMTEMKLVVWNRN comes from the coding sequence ATGACAGAATCGTTAGCAAGTGTGAGAAAGAAACATCTACTTATTAATGGGGAATGGGTAGAAGCTGGTGAATATAGTTCGATTCGTTCTCCATATTCAGGTGATATCATCGCGGAAATACCTATGGCGACGGCAGCGGAAACAGAGCTGGCGATTGAAGCAGCCATGAATGCGAGGCAGGAAATGGCGAAAATGCCCGCTCACAAACGCGCAGAAATTCTGGAGAATTTGGTTCGTTCACTGCAAGACAGAGCCGAAGAAGCTGCTGAAATCATAGCGTTAGAAGCGGCGAAACCGATTGCTACAGCAAGGCAAGAAGTTAGCCGAACGATTGAAACATACAAGTTTGCGGCCGAGGAAGCGAAGCGCATTCACGGTGAAACACTCCCGCTTGACGCTGCTCGAGGAGGAGAAAACCGGTTGGCTTATACAGTGCGTGAACCAATCGGTGTGATTGGGGCCATTACTCCTTTCAATTTCCCGATGAATTTAGTTGCGCATAAAGTCGGACCAGCCATTGCTAGCGGAAATACGATTATATTAAAACCTGCATCGCAAACACCGCTATCCTCATTCTTCATCGCAGAGCTTCTTCTTGAAGCGGGATTACCTGCAGGAGCACTGAACGTTGTGACAGGAAGCGGCAGAGTGACAGGTGACAAACTCGTAACCGATGATCGTGTCAGTATGATCACGTTTACTGGAAGTCCGGCGGTCGGAATTGGAATACGAAGCAAGGCAGGGCTGAAAAGAGTCACCTTGGAACTCGGATCCAACGCGGCGGTGATCATCGATAAAGGCGTCGATATTGATAAGATCATTCCACGCTGTGTAAGCGGTGCTTTCGCTTTCCAAGGGCAAGTATGTATTTCTTTACAGCGTGCATATGTCCATGAGGATGTATATGATGAATTCGTTTCTAAGCTTGTCAATGAAACGGAAAAGCTGATAATAGGAGATCCGTTAGATGAAAAAACAGACGTGTCAGCATTAATTTCATCCGGAGACGTAGAGCGCACACTAAGCTGGATTCAGGAAGCGGAAAGTCAAGGCGCCACAGTTGCAGCAGGCGGCAAGTCGGAAGGTAACATCCTCTATCCAACAATTATTTGTGATGCGGAATCTACGATGAAAGTGTCTTGTCATGAAGTATTTGCACCAATCGTTGTGATCAATAAAGTGAAAAATATAGAAGATGCAATAGAACTCGTAAATGATTCACGATATGGACTTCAGGCGGGAATTTACACAAACGATATTAATACGGCGTTGAATGCGGCTGAAAATCTATATGTCGGCGGCGTGATGATCAATGATATCCCGACATTCCGAGTGGATAATATGCCGTACGGCGGAGTGAAAGAAAGTGGAACGGGTCGTGAAGGGTTGAAATATGCAGTAGAAGAAATGACGGAAATGAAGCTGGTTGTCTGGAACCGGAATTAG
- a CDS encoding YciI family protein: MTYYAALLHMIDPEKNKEILPHHIAYLDRLDEQGKIFARGPFTDGTGGLVVYIADSYEEAMEMAEADPHVVENVRRLELKEWKPIVSHAE, translated from the coding sequence ATGACGTATTACGCGGCACTGTTGCACATGATCGATCCTGAGAAAAATAAAGAAATCCTCCCCCATCATATAGCCTATCTGGATAGATTGGATGAGCAAGGGAAGATCTTTGCAAGAGGCCCTTTTACCGATGGAACTGGCGGATTAGTCGTCTATATCGCGGATTCATATGAAGAAGCTATGGAGATGGCAGAAGCGGATCCACACGTCGTTGAAAACGTACGCAGACTTGAACTGAAGGAATGGAAACCGATTGTAAGCCATGCCGAATAG
- a CDS encoding cysteine hydrolase family protein, producing the protein MNGENTALLLIDLQKEGGTSDVVGMETIISKTASLIEICRQKKIPTIYTRHLNRGDAIGLGNREPLNEKGEPLYYHTGTEAIEIMEEVKPEPGDIIVDKYRYSGFHESSLDLLLKGLNVKHLLIGGVLTDVCVISTAMDAYYRDYQVNLVKDICGTTTEGSHMAATLMMANWIYDIQIFDADQLCNKLLGEEYRVWASEGPDELQFTPETLRDAYAKLTVT; encoded by the coding sequence ATGAATGGAGAGAATACGGCACTACTCTTAATTGATCTCCAAAAAGAAGGTGGTACTTCAGATGTCGTTGGAATGGAAACGATCATTAGTAAAACAGCAAGTCTGATTGAGATATGCCGTCAAAAGAAAATCCCTACCATTTACACACGGCATTTAAATAGGGGAGATGCGATTGGACTTGGAAACAGGGAACCGTTGAACGAAAAAGGAGAGCCGCTCTACTACCATACCGGTACAGAGGCTATTGAAATAATGGAAGAAGTGAAGCCCGAACCCGGTGATATCATCGTTGATAAGTACAGGTATAGCGGATTTCATGAATCCAGTTTGGATTTACTGTTAAAGGGTCTGAATGTAAAGCATTTACTTATTGGCGGCGTCCTCACAGATGTCTGTGTAATTTCGACAGCGATGGATGCTTACTATCGTGATTACCAGGTTAACTTGGTAAAGGATATATGCGGTACAACTACTGAAGGTTCACATATGGCGGCAACGCTAATGATGGCAAACTGGATATATGACATACAAATCTTTGATGCCGATCAACTATGCAACAAACTATTGGGAGAAGAATATAGGGTCTGGGCATCTGAGGGACCTGATGAATTGCAATTTACACCGGAGACGCTACGAGATGCTTATGCGAAATTAACAGTTACTTGA
- a CDS encoding cytosine permease: MKTAEKVDVSSIGVDVTEQAYGGQDVVTVEHYATDEVPMSQRNIGFFDMIAIWVGANSNNASWYVGGTVAGMAFAGAITVTLISNPIAYLVLALVGYMGFKVGTSTMALTRPAFGIKGSLLPTVLNTIVFLGWAVVNTFIAVISMSFILKGLFGWPAYGEPGSAGPMILGIVFMSILNLAAVSLGRNSIKIVERIGIVLVLALGIWITVVVLKTHSIADIMAWKAPADAIMPVGKAIDIMAAFSLAWVLGIAEFTRYTRSAKTATVAPLLGACLSLMWFAFIGIIATIGAAITTGTFNPDNSDPSSIVTNLGLGWFALVLIVVACITTNVVNLMAAGISITNVTKKIKPLHSIWLVTVLAGFAMLIPLYLASFLYTFMGFLEYIGMVLSALLGILVADYFFVQKRSYDVKEFEKVGGKYWYSKGVNIRAVAVWAFGVVFFLMVRDSILLGNSVGAVYPTIIVTAILYSLVSLPRRKVANLL; this comes from the coding sequence TTGAAAACGGCGGAGAAAGTGGACGTGTCAAGCATTGGGGTAGATGTTACGGAGCAAGCGTACGGTGGTCAAGATGTCGTTACAGTAGAACATTACGCGACGGATGAAGTTCCAATGAGCCAAAGAAATATAGGTTTCTTTGACATGATAGCAATATGGGTTGGAGCCAACTCGAATAATGCATCCTGGTACGTTGGGGGAACGGTTGCTGGAATGGCATTTGCCGGAGCGATTACAGTCACATTAATTTCTAATCCAATCGCTTATCTCGTTCTGGCACTTGTTGGCTATATGGGCTTTAAAGTTGGAACTTCCACAATGGCATTAACAAGGCCGGCTTTTGGAATTAAGGGAAGTCTTTTGCCAACGGTGTTAAATACCATCGTTTTTTTAGGATGGGCGGTCGTTAATACGTTCATTGCCGTCATATCCATGAGTTTCATATTAAAAGGTTTATTTGGTTGGCCCGCTTATGGTGAGCCAGGTAGCGCGGGACCGATGATTCTGGGCATTGTCTTCATGAGCATTTTGAATTTAGCTGCCGTTTCATTGGGAAGGAATTCAATTAAAATTGTCGAAAGAATTGGAATCGTGTTAGTTCTGGCTTTAGGTATTTGGATTACGGTTGTCGTGTTGAAAACACATTCAATTGCAGACATCATGGCTTGGAAGGCACCGGCGGATGCGATTATGCCGGTTGGGAAAGCGATAGATATTATGGCTGCTTTCAGCTTAGCTTGGGTTCTAGGTATTGCTGAGTTCACGAGGTATACAAGGTCCGCTAAAACAGCAACAGTTGCACCGCTTTTAGGAGCATGCCTTTCTCTCATGTGGTTTGCATTTATCGGCATAATCGCTACCATTGGTGCAGCGATTACGACAGGAACATTTAATCCGGATAATTCGGATCCAAGTTCAATTGTGACGAATCTTGGACTTGGTTGGTTTGCATTGGTGCTGATTGTTGTCGCATGTATTACAACAAATGTGGTGAATCTGATGGCCGCGGGAATTTCAATTACCAACGTAACGAAGAAAATCAAGCCGCTTCATTCCATTTGGCTTGTAACTGTATTGGCGGGGTTTGCCATGCTCATTCCACTTTACTTGGCCAGTTTCTTATATACATTTATGGGCTTCTTAGAATACATCGGTATGGTATTGAGTGCATTGTTGGGAATTTTGGTTGCCGACTACTTCTTTGTCCAAAAGCGTTCCTATGATGTAAAGGAATTTGAGAAAGTGGGCGGGAAATACTGGTATTCAAAAGGTGTCAATATTAGAGCTGTAGCTGTCTGGGCATTCGGGGTAGTCTTTTTCTTAATGGTCCGTGACTCTATATTATTGGGGAATTCTGTAGGTGCCGTATACCCAACCATTATCGTAACGGCAATACTCTACAGCCTCGTATCTTTGCCGCGACGGAAGGTTGCAAATTTGTTGTAA
- a CDS encoding flavin reductase family protein → MQKAEKQDLFKQIMGNYPTGVTIVTTTDEDGKPVGLTVNSFASVSLDPLMLLWSIDHRVSSLKAFTEGGKFAVHVLAGEQQELCKTFASKVEDRFAACEWNLSENGLPIIDGAFGVFECKTFKAIEAGDHTVLIGEVTDIRIDQEKDPMLYHRRVFGPIPEEFYTPKQPIA, encoded by the coding sequence ATGCAAAAAGCAGAAAAACAGGATTTATTCAAACAAATCATGGGGAATTACCCAACAGGGGTGACAATTGTGACAACAACCGATGAGGACGGAAAGCCTGTCGGGTTGACAGTTAATTCATTCGCCTCTGTCTCTTTAGATCCGCTCATGCTTCTATGGTCCATTGATCACCGTGTGTCGTCACTGAAAGCGTTCACAGAGGGTGGAAAATTTGCGGTCCACGTTCTAGCAGGTGAACAACAAGAGCTTTGTAAAACGTTTGCGAGTAAAGTTGAAGATCGATTTGCTGCTTGTGAGTGGAACCTTTCCGAAAACGGCTTGCCGATTATTGACGGTGCATTCGGAGTATTTGAATGTAAGACGTTCAAAGCGATTGAGGCAGGCGATCATACCGTTTTGATTGGAGAAGTTACAGATATTCGAATTGATCAAGAGAAAGACCCGATGCTCTACCACCGAAGAGTGTTCGGACCGATTCCCGAAGAGTTTTACACGCCAAAACAACCTATCGCGTAA